The DNA window tacccacaatcccctgtcAGAGGGCTACATAAGCACACATGATGTTGGGAGCCAAAATGTCTTGTGAGTCTGAAACAGGGCACATGACCAGCAGGACTGTGCAGGTAAGTCCAGAGTTAGTGCTGTGAGTCTGAAACAGGGCACATGACCAGCAGGACTGTGCAGGTAAGTCCAGAGTTAGTGCTGTGAGTCTGCAGGTGAAAGCAGAACCAGGGCGATGATCATGTGACCCCACCTCTCTGGCTTCGTAGGTGTCCGGCACGGTCACGCGGTAGGGCGTGTCCGGGATGTCGTAGTACGGCTGGTCCTTATGGATGTCCTGCAGACAGGGACAACACCGTTACCACGGACACGGACAGCGGAGGAGGACTGTGGGAAAGTGGGCGTGGCGCTGCGGCGTGCGAGGCGTAccgcactgagagagagagacagagtctgCAGGATATCCAGCATGGTCTTCAGCACCCTGCCACTCCACAGGAGATGGGgaaacctggggggggggggggagagagagggagagggggagagaaagaaagacaggtaaataaagagggaaggagagggagaaggccGTGGGAATAGTAACCACATCACTAACTAATTTACAGAAACAAAGGCCTGCTGGGAAGGATGATGTATTTAACTCACATCACACCTATAAAACACAAATGCCTGTGTGACTACATGAGCTAATAAAGGAATATTAACGTTATTAATATTACGCCCAGGTGGGGCATCTGAACCCCGTTAGCATAGCCGCTGAACCCCCGTTAGCATAGCCGCTGAACCCCGTTAGCATAGCCGCTGAACCCCGTTAGCATAGCCGCTGAACCCTGTTAGCATAGCCGCTGAACCCCGTTAGCACAGCCGCTGAACCCCGTTAGCGAGCCGCTGAACCTCGCAGGAGAATAGCGCTGAACTCACGTTTCGGCCAGGCCGGACAGGTACTTATCCGCCACCCGGCGGATCCTCTTGTGGGTGTGGTTAAAATTCACCAACAAGAACTGGGCATGGCGTTctagctcctcctcctgctctttggtcttgggctgagagagagaaagagaaagagggggataGTAAATAAGAGGAACACTGGGCAGCATCTAATTCCAAACCAAACCCAtaactttaacttttttttgtcattatccACTCTTACCTTGTCGACCATCATCTGAAGGAAGACCTCAAACACCTTATCGCCCACAGCTatcacacactgcatcataCCTGTgtgcagagaaacagcacaggtaTCACGTGCGTGCCAAAACAACACAccgcacatacgcatgcacgcacacacacgcgcacacgcacacgcacacgcacacgcacacgcacacacttaccgGACTTGTCCTTCTGGATGGCTTTGTCCTCGAAGTACCGGAACATGACCTGGAAGCGATCAGGATCAGCGGAGCGGAGCACTCTGGGGGGGCGTGTgatgtcaaataaaatatttaatttatgcaaTATTAATATGCAATATTCATTTTCACTATTAGACTATAAATATCTCTACCACAGACAGAGGGTATGTCATACACACAgggttaacacacacacacacacacacagggttaacacacacacacacacacacacacacacacacacagggttaacacactcacacacacacacacacacacagttcatagCCCTGCTCACCTCATGTACTCCAAGCGGTAGACGGACAGCAGGTAGGTGGACATGGCGAAGTCCAGCTTGTTGATGAGGGCGGAGACTTCAGGGGGCGGGTCCAGCAGGTTAATGATGGTGCTGCGCAGGTCGTTCAGCtcggcctgggggggggggggggggaacatccGCGCATCACACAAGtgcaaccccaccccccccaaacaggcCAGGGTAACGGCGAGCTCTTACCGGGGTGACGGTGTCGTTCTTGAGGGCAGAGTTGTACTGCAGCTCGGACCGCAGGGGTTCTCCGCTGGGGAAGGTGAGGATGGGGGACTTGGTGGCGATTTCACACACCCCCTCATACCACTCCTCCGGCCACAGCCCTGCAGGGGGGGCAGGACAGAGCCTGAGGACCTGCACCGTAGGGTTCCAGAGCGTGCTCTAGGGTTCCCTAGGATTCCACAGAGCACCCTCTAGGGTTCCACAGAGCATGCGCTAGGGTTCCACAGAGCACGCTCTGGGGTTCCAGAGCAGGTTCTAGGGTTCCACAGATCTGTTTACACCAAGCAAAGTCAATGTGGGAGGATAAATCAATAAAGAGATTTATGAGATTTAGGATTATTTATCTCCATCTAAGTAAGGACCTGAGCGTGGGCATCGCTGTTGGAGCCCAGCACACGGGCTCTCAGTGCGAGGTAAAGGCAGGATGCAGATCATCACAGTGTGTCTGACCATAAGAGCAGGATCAGGAAGACCTTTCTGTGGCGAAGGGGTTAGCGCTACCTGAGCCCTCCACCGCGAAGCCCATCACCACCGAGTAGAGCCAGAAGTCCCGAAACAGCTTCTGCAGCCGAGGCTTGGGCTCCTTAATGAGGGGGAGTCTGCGGGtcagctggggaggggggaggggggggggggggggacagaggcgTGAGAAAACCTTCCCGCAACGAGCAGCCAGAGCTTTGGCTGAACACAGGACACCGTACAGGTCAGGAGCGAACATGGAGAGCCAACAGCAGAACTGGGCTCAATGCCACTGCAGTTCAGTTAGTTCAAAAAACGAACCGAGATTCACTTAAATCCTCACAATCCAATCACAGGGAATTATTCCATTcttgaactgaaaatgaattgagCCCGACCCTGCCAGTCATTCGTAGTTGCTCAACTACGAAAtaagaacagtgtgtgtgtgtgtgctgggggggggggggttgggggggggggcggggtgtcaTATCAGtaagacagagcagagagacagtTGAAGagttaaaatgatttaaactgACAGGGCATTTCTGCATTGTTTGAACTGGACCCTGTTTGCTTTTGGGGAGACAGACATCAAAGTTCACTGCTGTTACTCTGCAGTTCTTTTACCTGCAGTGAGCAAAACAGACTCAATACAACAGCAGAACCACCAACAGCACAAACAGGTAAGCTCCACGGACACCTGCGTCAAACCAGTCTgaaacacacctgtacctgggACAGGATTCTAACAGAAACATGCAAATTGTTTGAGATGATTTACACTGCAGCGAGCGGTTTGTATCACTGTTGTTTGGGGAATCCAGAGGCAGCTTTCAGCTCGATAAAATGGATTCAATTAGTTTTTTCCTCCTTGAATCTGGCAAGGAGAGATTAttaaaactttcattttatttgacattcaaTATGAACAtctaataattaaaaatttgcCAGTGGGGGGTATaagatttaatattaaaaatattaaagatttattttaaagattaaagacaataatttaataatatagcCAAAAATATACTAAATAATTAATTCTAAGGCAAGATGGAACATTTTCAAAGGATGTGTACCGATATAACTGTCTCTGTGAGGACCTCAGAGTTAGAGGCTGCTTGCGTCTTCACACACTTCACTACTGAGCGGAGAAAGGGCGGAATTAACTGCAAATACAGCCGATAACCATTTCTTCatcaaaatgttaaatgtgagagagaaaacTACGCAGGGATGCTTCCGTGTTTTtagaaccatttaaaaaaacttgtatCGAGAAAGTGTATTTAAGAAGGGTCAGAGAGAACAAAGGTGCTtctttttatgaaaatgcaaatgaagagCACAGATGAGAGTGTGCTGCCACTGAGCTAGCAGCAGTGGGGTCTGGCAGCCACAGCTCCCTCAGAGGGACCAACAGTCAgcaaaaaaacagacaacagaTGAGTCAAGGTCCGCCGGTCAGGAAGGGACtacattcaaaatggcggaaTGTCAGTTTGCAGGTGAAAGGGCATATAGCCAACCTGCATATGAACCGCACGTATGCGTTtgcatctcccccctccccccccaggatGTGGTTCCTCACGGTCACGGCGGTTTCCTGTCTCCTGCTGACCCCCGCCCACGGGGGGGTGAAGGACCTGAGCGAGCACTTCAGCTTCCAGGACCCGCGGGGCCGGCCCCAGGGCGGGGAGGTGGACGTGGAGGCCATCCCGCTGGACTTCCACAAGGAGAACACGGTCACCAGCGACCTGCCCGCCGAGGACTTCGAGGACGACGACTACATCGACTTCGACAAGCTCCTGGGCGAGGACGACTACAGCGAGGGCGACGAGATCGACGAGATCGCCACGCCGGCGCCGGACGTGGACATCTCCGCCGAGCCGTCGGACCCCAAGGTGCGGCGGGCGCGGCTGCTCCGGCTGTTCCACGGCCAGACGCGGATCCAGCGCCTCAACATCGTCAACGCCAACTTCGGCTTCCGGCTGTACCGCAGCCTGCGCAACGACCTGAACCAGACCGACAACGTCCTGCTGGCGCCCGCCGGCATCTCCATCGCCATGGGGATGATggccctgggggcggggcccgagACGCACCGCCAGCTCTACCAGGCCCTGGGATTCGCCGACTTCGTCAACGCCAGCGCGCACTACGAGGACCAGACCGTGCACAAGCTGTTCCGCAAGCTGACGCACCGCCTCTACCGCCGGAACTTCGGCTACACCCTGCGCGCCGTCAGCGACCTCTACATCAAGCGGGACGTCCCCGTGTCCGAGGCCTTCCGGGCCGAGGTGAAGGCCCACTACTACGCCGAGCCGCAGTCCGTGGACTTCCAGGACCCGGCCTTCCTGGAAAAAGCCAACCGCAGGATCGAGAAACTGACCAAGGGCCTGATCAAGGAGCCCCTGAAGAGCGTGGACCCCAACATGGTGCTGATGCTCCTCAACTACCTCTACTTCAAAGGTAACACAGCCCTCCATTCCACCTGTACTACAAAGGTAAAACATTCCTCCAGTCTACCTCTACTTCAAAGGTAAAACAGTCCTCCAGTCTACCAGTACTTTAAAGGTAAAGTAGTACTCTGGTCTACCAGTAATTCACAGGTACAGCAGTCCATCAATTTACTGGTACTACAACAGTCATCTAGTAGACAACTGCACCAGGTATgattaaggaaaaaaaagatgaaggaCAGccaaaatttccaaaaaaacatgATTAGATATATCATGCATTCCcaactgcattttaaatctCAGACGTCTTAGACACAGAGTCCTGATTTGAGTGAAGAGAGGACCTGATAAAGGTGTCTCCAAACAGGCACCTGGGAGCAGAAGTTCCCCAAGGACGCGACGTACCAGCAGACTTTCCGCGTGACGGAGAAGCACAGCGTGCGCGTGCCCATGATGCAGAACAAGGGCAGCTTCATGGCAGCGGCAGACCACCAGCTGCAGTGCGACGTGCTGCAGCTGCCCTACGTGGGCAACGTCAGCATGCTGGTGGCCGTGCCGCGCAAGCTGTCCGGCATGCGGGCGCTGGAGCAGGACATCTCCGCCACCGTTGTCAACCGCTGGATCAGCAACATGACCAACAGGTGCGTTCCCACGGCGACGGGCGGCAGGCGGGGCTGGAGCAGCGCTAGCTCTCCTCCCGCCAAATTAGCAACAATCaccaaaaatatgaataaataaacattctggTCGTGAGCTGCTTACAGcacctccccaaacacacaatGTTTCTCCATCTTGCTGTCACTGGAGTGGCGCTTCTTCATATTGCGTAGAGTTTCTTCATCTTGTAGCAAACTGAGGTCTTTTGCTGCCAAACTGTTCAGCAGCTGGTCGATCAattctgggttttttaaaaagcgctgTACAGAAGGCAGTTGGGTCTGGTGACTACTTAGTAGAAAAACGAAGAAAAGGACTGACCGAGGTGACAGTCGTGCCTTTTTCTTCCAGGACAAGAGTGGTTCTATTCCCCAAATTTAAGCTGGAGAAGCAGTACAACCTCATCCCCAACCTGAAGGAGCTCGGACTGAAGGACCTGTTTGAGGAAACGGGAGACTTCTCCAGGATGAGTTCGGAGAAAGTCGCTGTGaactgggtaagagcgtctccACGTCTCCTGAGACACTTCAGCCTCACTTTCTCAACAGTACTTAGAATCACTCAACATGTTTGCCAACTGGACCATGAAATGTGTATTCTTCTCCAATTAAACCGTTTGGTTGGAAAGTGAAGACAGGGAAGTGCCAATCAAACACACAGTGTTGGTTTTGTTCTGTTGTGAAACTGTTTGTTCCACTAAAAACTGTTCAGATGTGAGTTTGCTGTTGGGATGTTGTGTTGGCTGTTTGGATGTGAGTGGGCTGTTGGGATGTCATGTTGGCTGTTTGGATGTGAGTGGGCTGTTGGGATGTTGTGTTGGCTGTTTGGATGTCGTGTTGGCTGTTGGGATGTGAGTGGGCCTTGGGATGTCGGGTTGGCTGTTTGGATGCGAGTGGGCCGTTGGGATGGCCCGTTGCCGATGACGCCTGGCTGACTCGCTCCCCGTCTGTGTCGTTGGGCAGTTGAAGCACCAGGGCACCATCACGGTGAACGAGGAGGGCACAGAGGCGGCGGCGCTGACCCAGGTCGGCTTCATGCCGCTGTCCACCCAGACCCGTTTCGTCGTGGACCggcccttcctcttcctcatctacGAGCACCGCACCAACTGCCTCGTCTTCATGGGACGAGTGGTGGACCCCTCCCAAAATTAGCCGCCAGAGtaccacgcacgcacgcacgcacgcatgcacatacatacactcatacaaacaagcacacaatcccacacacaaccataatctctctcactcactttctcacacacacacacacacacacacacacacacacacaacaaacccAAACCTATAACCCGCCCAATCCTCCGGGCCAGACTGGGGTCAGTACTGTTTGTCGTCTGTTAATGTTCCACTTCCAGAGTTACTGAGCATGCACAAGCGCACAGCAAAACCAAGAAGCGTTCTCACAGCGTTACTCAAACGTTAGgacctgcgtgtttgtgtaagaGCTGGAGGAAGTGGCATATCAGTTCGGCAGGCTGGGCTAACAACATCAAGCCtctgagtgtttgtgtaaaagtctgttttatttgcaataGAACGTCACGtaccaaaatatatatatgaagcaTGAAGTAATTTGACGCTGTAGAGCTGCCTTTGGAATCCTGCATAAGGTCAAAATAAATGTACGGTACCCAGGGTCgcaaatgtcaaataaaaagaattgtggtggtaaaaaaaaattgctcatTTTGTCAGTAATAAGGTCAAATTCATAAAGATGTGATATTCAGCAGTCAGTCAGTGCCCAAACTAACTGTTCTTCTtcaaagcacagacacagaagctTCACATGAACTGCCTGGCCAGCCAACATCTTGTTTTGCAAGCCGAGTAAATATTTGTCACAGTAGTTAAAACCTAACCTAACTAAATACACGTCAGAGAAAACTGACTTAATTAAACCTAGAAAAAATTTTTATGGTTTCA is part of the Anguilla anguilla isolate fAngAng1 chromosome 10, fAngAng1.pri, whole genome shotgun sequence genome and encodes:
- the serpind1 gene encoding heparin cofactor 2 — translated: MWFLTVTAVSCLLLTPAHGGVKDLSEHFSFQDPRGRPQGGEVDVEAIPLDFHKENTVTSDLPAEDFEDDDYIDFDKLLGEDDYSEGDEIDEIATPAPDVDISAEPSDPKVRRARLLRLFHGQTRIQRLNIVNANFGFRLYRSLRNDLNQTDNVLLAPAGISIAMGMMALGAGPETHRQLYQALGFADFVNASAHYEDQTVHKLFRKLTHRLYRRNFGYTLRAVSDLYIKRDVPVSEAFRAEVKAHYYAEPQSVDFQDPAFLEKANRRIEKLTKGLIKEPLKSVDPNMVLMLLNYLYFKGTWEQKFPKDATYQQTFRVTEKHSVRVPMMQNKGSFMAAADHQLQCDVLQLPYVGNVSMLVAVPRKLSGMRALEQDISATVVNRWISNMTNRTRVVLFPKFKLEKQYNLIPNLKELGLKDLFEETGDFSRMSSEKVAVNWLKHQGTITVNEEGTEAAALTQVGFMPLSTQTRFVVDRPFLFLIYEHRTNCLVFMGRVVDPSQN